The sequence ATACAAGGTATTGGCAAAAGAGATAATAATATCTTAACGATATTAAAGGTTGAATCTTTATTAAAGCGTGATTTTTAAGGTTTTTACATGATAAAACTTTGTGTTTTTGATTTTGATTCTACGCTAATGGATGGTGAGACTATCACCATCCTCTCAAGTGCGATGGGCAAGGATAAAGAAGTTGGCGAGATAACTGCTAGAGCGATGGCGGGCGAGCTTGATTTTTACGAGAGTTTAGTACGACGTGTTAGATTGATTGAGGGTTTAGAACTTAGTAGGGCACTAGAAATTACATCAAATTTACCATTTATTGCCGGTGCAAAAGAGATAATCGCATATCTAAAATCTAAAAATATTAAGACAGTTGTATTTAGTGGTGGGTTTCATATTGCTACTGATTCAGCACAAAAAAAGCTTGGCTTTGATCTAAATTTTGCAAATGAGCTTCATCATAAAAATGGTATTTTAACTGGTAATGTCGGTGGCGAGATGATGTTTGGTGACTCTAAGGGCAAGATGCTTTTACGACTTAAAGATTTTATGGGTTTAAGTAGCGATGAGGTTGCCTGCGTAGGCGATGGAGCAAACGATTTATCTATGTTTAAAGAGGCTGGCACTGGTATTGCATTTTGTGCAAATAAGATACTAAAAGAGGCAGCAACTCACATCATAGATATTAAAGATTTAAATGAGATTAAAAAAATTATATAAAAGGTAGAAAATGAGAGATATTAACTTTTCTCTTTGGTGTGATTTTTTAGAGCGTGATTTTATAAATTCAGAATTTATAGAATTAATTCAAAATGACACAATCAATGGAGCTACAAGTAATCCAAGTATATTTAAAGAGGCGATTTGTAATTCACAAGCCTATAGTGAACAAAAAGCCAAATTTAGCAAAAGAAGCGCAAAAAAGATATATGAAATTTTAGCTACAAACGATATTAAAATGGCAGCACATAAAATGCTTGCTAATTATGCAGCTGGAAACGATGGCTTTGTAAGTATTGAAGTAGATCCAAATTTGATCTTAGCTAGTGATATCATCGATGAGGGAAAAAGATTATATAATGCGATTAAGATGCCAAATGTGATGATTAAAATTCCAGCTATATCATCTGGATTTGATGCAATGTGCGAATTGATGAAAAAGGGAATTAATGTAAATGCAACACTGATTTTCTCTAAAGACCAAGCGCAAAATTGTTTAGACGCATTTAAAGAAGGTACTAAAAAATATAGTAAAAAATTTCCACAGACTCCACTTCCTCAAGGAGTGATTAGCGTGTTTGTAAGCAGGTTTGATAGACTACTTGATGAAAAGCTTGAAGAGACTGGTAAATTTGGAATTTATAATGCTACAAATATCTATAACAAAATTCAAAATGCTGGCCAAAGAAATGTAAGAACACTATTTGCAAGTACTGGAGTAAAGAGTAATCAACTTCCAGCAGATTATTATATTAAAGAACTTTTGTATCCAAATTCAATTAATACAGCGCCACTTGATACTATTAAATCATTTATCGCAAGTGGCGAATTTACTCCAAAAACTATACCAAGTAGCGAGGAAATAGATACATTTATGACTAAAGCTAAAGAAGCTGGAGTGGATTATAATAAGGTTTGTGCTAAGCTTTTAGATGATGGCTTGGATGCATTTGTAGCGGCTTTTGATGAAATTTTGACATCATTATCATAAGCTTAAATTTAGATTTTTTAGCTATAATTGCCGCTTATTTTATTTTAAGGAAAGATAATGTTAGAAGGCATTGTTAGAGAGAGTATTGACAAAAGAAGCACGAAAGCTCTTAGGAAAGATGGTTATCTAATCGCTAACATTTACGCAAAAGGTATTGAAAATATCAATGCTGCTTTTAAAGTAAATGATTTTATCAAAGCTGTTAAGGCTAAAAGCGGTTTGAAATTTGATGTCAGCGTAGGTGGTAAAACCTATAATGTTGTGGTTGTAGATTACCAAAAACACCCAGTAACAAGTATTTTAAAGCATGTTGATTTAAAAGTTGTTTTACCAGAAGTTGAGTCTAAATACCTTGTCCCAGTTGTCCCTGTAGGTACTCCAGCAGGTATCAAAAATAAAGGTGTTTTACTACAATCTAAAAAACGCTTAAAAGTTAAATGTAAAGGCAAAGACCTTCCAGATAGCTTTAAAGTAGATGTATCGCCACTTGATATTGATGATACTATCTTAGTTCGTGATATCGAGGCTCCACAAAATGTCCGCATCATCGATGCAGGTCGTGTAGCTGTCTTAGGTGTGGTAAAAGCTAAGTAATGACTCTAATAGCCGGACTTGGCAACATTGGCAAAGAGTATGAAAATACTCGCCATAATGTTGGATTTATGCTTATCGATCTAATCTTAAAAGATGGTGGATATAGCGATGTAAGTTCGGCTAAATTTCAAGGTGAGCTATACAAAAATGGCTCACTTCTTCTTCTTAAACCATCTACATATATGAATTCAAGTGGCAAATCCTTAAAAGCTGTAAATGATTTTTACAAACCTAATCACATTATCGTTATCCATGATGATCTTGATATCGCTTTTGGTGCGATGAGATTTAAAAATGGCGGAAGTAGTGGTGGCCATAATGGAATCAAATCTATTGATTCTTTAATAGGTAATAATTATGATAGGGTTCGCATAGGTATAGGGCGTAGTGATAGAAGTGTTATTGATTATGTTTTGGGTGAATTTGATAATAGTGAGATGACGCAACTTAATAAAATTTTATCTCATGCTAAAGAAGCTGTTTTAGCCTTAGCAAATTCTGGTGATATTGCAGCTATTTCATCTAAATTTACACTTAAAGCATAAAATTATCTTAATCCTAAATTTGATATAATACCAAAATTAAATTTAGGATTAACATGAAATTAGAAGATATTAAAACTCCAGCCTATGTTTGTGAAGAGGCGAAACTTAAGTCAAATTTGAATATACTTAGTCATGTTGCTAAGGAGAGTGGAGCTAAGGTGCTTTGTGCGCTTAAGGGCTTTGCTTTTTCCCCTGGTATGCCACTTGTCTCCAAAATGTTAAATGGTGCTACATGTAGTGGTTTAATAGAAGCTAAATATGCTAAAGAGCATGGTTTTAGAGAAATTCATACCTATTCTCCAGCTTTTAGCGATGATGATATAGATGAAGTTTTATCAATTAGCCATCATGTTGTTTTTAATAGTTTTGCACAGTGGAG is a genomic window of Campylobacter devanensis containing:
- the serB gene encoding phosphoserine phosphatase SerB — its product is MIKLCVFDFDSTLMDGETITILSSAMGKDKEVGEITARAMAGELDFYESLVRRVRLIEGLELSRALEITSNLPFIAGAKEIIAYLKSKNIKTVVFSGGFHIATDSAQKKLGFDLNFANELHHKNGILTGNVGGEMMFGDSKGKMLLRLKDFMGLSSDEVACVGDGANDLSMFKEAGTGIAFCANKILKEAATHIIDIKDLNEIKKII
- a CDS encoding transaldolase, which codes for MRDINFSLWCDFLERDFINSEFIELIQNDTINGATSNPSIFKEAICNSQAYSEQKAKFSKRSAKKIYEILATNDIKMAAHKMLANYAAGNDGFVSIEVDPNLILASDIIDEGKRLYNAIKMPNVMIKIPAISSGFDAMCELMKKGINVNATLIFSKDQAQNCLDAFKEGTKKYSKKFPQTPLPQGVISVFVSRFDRLLDEKLEETGKFGIYNATNIYNKIQNAGQRNVRTLFASTGVKSNQLPADYYIKELLYPNSINTAPLDTIKSFIASGEFTPKTIPSSEEIDTFMTKAKEAGVDYNKVCAKLLDDGLDAFVAAFDEILTSLS
- a CDS encoding 50S ribosomal protein L25/general stress protein Ctc, which translates into the protein MLEGIVRESIDKRSTKALRKDGYLIANIYAKGIENINAAFKVNDFIKAVKAKSGLKFDVSVGGKTYNVVVVDYQKHPVTSILKHVDLKVVLPEVESKYLVPVVPVGTPAGIKNKGVLLQSKKRLKVKCKGKDLPDSFKVDVSPLDIDDTILVRDIEAPQNVRIIDAGRVAVLGVVKAK
- the pth gene encoding aminoacyl-tRNA hydrolase, which translates into the protein MTLIAGLGNIGKEYENTRHNVGFMLIDLILKDGGYSDVSSAKFQGELYKNGSLLLLKPSTYMNSSGKSLKAVNDFYKPNHIIVIHDDLDIAFGAMRFKNGGSSGGHNGIKSIDSLIGNNYDRVRIGIGRSDRSVIDYVLGEFDNSEMTQLNKILSHAKEAVLALANSGDIAAISSKFTLKA